TGATATCCGTACCTTCGACAATAGCCAATCCGATCAGTTGTGCCAGCCTACGGATAAGTCGCAAAATCCAAAAAGAGATATCTTTACTAATCTGATATGCTTTGTGCAGGAATATCGCAAGTCTGTCGAGAAGTGTAAAAGTCGTGCCACCGGCAACCACCAAAGAAATTCCTGCAAGGTGAGTGATTTTCTTAAGCACCCAGAGCAGTGCCTCTCCAGCGATCCATGCTGTATTCATGGTAAGGGAAAGTACACCGTCAGATCTTAACCATGCCTCGACGCTCTTTTCTAAATTTCCTTTAGGTTTTTGTAATTTAACGGTATCCCAATCTAAGCTGGTTCCATTAGGGGATACAGATTTAACATAGGTTTGACTGCTATGGCTTATTTTTGGGTTAAGACTCGGTGTAGGTAGCTCAAAGTCTCCAGTTCCACCATTCGGGACATGAATAAATGGCCACGTAGGTACCATAGGAACAGGATCTGCACGATGATATACGCGATAAATATTTTCAGATTTAAGTTTACGTTTACAGCTGTTAGCGAAGTGATCAAGCCCAACTCTTGGGCTGCCAAACGTATATAGTTTTATAGATTTTCCCGTGTTTGAGGAAAGCCAATCAGCAGCAAGCGTGGCTAACGCCCCACCAAGGCTGTGGCCAAGGCAGTGAATAGTATGAACATCATTGGGTAGGTTTTGCGCAAACTGTTCAAGTTGAGGTAGTAGAGACTCAAAAGTATAATAAAAACCTTGATGTACTGCTCCGCCAGTATGAAATCGCTTAACTCCAGCATTTAGGTCTGTTAACACATCATATAGGCTATCAGTTCCCAAAATACTAAAAAAAGCGCTACCTTTGTGTTGCCCTTTCCCTAAAGTTGCTATTCCTCTTGTGTCTGTACTTTTTAGGAAAATAAGAGCACCGGCTTCCGCATCTACTTTGTCTGTGATTTTTTCGTCAATATCAAAGTCATCTTTATACATTTCATAAAATATTTTCCTTGTCCTACTTTCTTTTACTAAGTAAGTGTCCGCAGCAAGTTTAGCGGTATATTTAGGACTTAGCATAATTGATCTTTCCTTTTATTTTAGTGTTAATTAAATTGGCATGATGTTAATAAGGCTGAATCAAATATTTCTTCTAACCTGGTTTCATCTGTTAGCTCACATGTGAGGTTAAGCGGCTTTCCCATTTCGGAGTTCTCACCCGGGCTTCTTTTAGCGTAAACCCAAACTTCATAGTTTTTATTTTCGTAACTAACATCGATGGCCTGGGAGACTACAAACTCAACTGGTAATACCTGTGTTAAAGAGTTTGAAAATTTAGCTGGGAGGACTGCGATTCCGTCTTCATCAGATGTAAATGTATCGATCCATTCCTTTTGCCATTGTATTGAGCGTGTGATCTTAGCCCCTGATACAGGCTCGCCATTTAGTGTTAACTTGATTTTCATTTCTGAAAATGTACAAGCTTTAAAGGGGTTGAATGAAGCCATAGCGTTAGTCCCTCCAGGTGATATGGCAATTAATAAAAAAGATATTAAAAATAATTTAAATTTATGTTTCTTTTGCATGGTAAAAACCCTCTGGCCATTTTGGCTAAAGTGATTATTTTCTGGTTGGTTGTAATCTTTACTTATATTTCGGTCCTAGGCTAAGTTCTTTAATAAAGAGTCATCGAAAATATATTGTTAATGAAAATTTATTGTGTGAAATATTTTAATTAGTGATCCGTAGGTTATATAAACATATTGTTTATATTTGATTGGTAATTCTGTGCTATTTTTAGCTGAATAAAGTTGTTTAATATTTCCGGTTCTTAGGTAGGTTTTCCTAAGCCTATGCAAGACATGCGTTAATGTACGAGTAACGATTTTTGGATTTAAAATAATTGTGCTAGATAGCTAGCTTTACCATTGCGGCCGGCTAAATATCCTAATAAAAGAGGGCGTCACTTTTAGTACACAGAAATATTGTCTTGTGTACTAGGGCCTATATTTTAAGCCGTTATCTTTATTCAGCAGATATGGTGTGGCAGAGAGATGCCCACTCGATAAGAATGGACTTGTGTGAGTACTCTTAAGCATAGATATGGGATGATCTTAATTGGACAACACCAGTTTCCAATTTTATCTATGCCGACACACCGTACTTAGTTAGTACGCGGGATGGACCTATTTTATCCACCTATCAATACTGTAGGGCAACCAATAACTATTTTTCCACCATGCCCTGTGGTGTCTCCCATTCTTGCTGCAGGTTTCTTTTGCAGCAT
This DNA window, taken from Microbulbifer sp. MKSA007, encodes the following:
- a CDS encoding lipase family protein, producing the protein MLSPKYTAKLAADTYLVKESRTRKIFYEMYKDDFDIDEKITDKVDAEAGALIFLKSTDTRGIATLGKGQHKGSAFFSILGTDSLYDVLTDLNAGVKRFHTGGAVHQGFYYTFESLLPQLEQFAQNLPNDVHTIHCLGHSLGGALATLAADWLSSNTGKSIKLYTFGSPRVGLDHFANSCKRKLKSENIYRVYHRADPVPMVPTWPFIHVPNGGTGDFELPTPSLNPKISHSSQTYVKSVSPNGTSLDWDTVKLQKPKGNLEKSVEAWLRSDGVLSLTMNTAWIAGEALLWVLKKITHLAGISLVVAGGTTFTLLDRLAIFLHKAYQISKDISFWILRLIRRLAQLIGLAIVEGTDITVSFIRMVFLRMHRAVSDLVMRAGRPNQ